A window of the Cicer arietinum cultivar CDC Frontier isolate Library 1 chromosome 6, Cicar.CDCFrontier_v2.0, whole genome shotgun sequence genome harbors these coding sequences:
- the LOC101509868 gene encoding uncharacterized protein isoform X4, with product MKDKDKEKESEPKKKYPIGSEHYLLYEEIGQGVSASVHRALCVPFNEIVAIKILDFERDNCDLNNISREAQTMVLVDHPNVLKSHCSFVSDHNLWVVMPFMAGGSCLHILKAAHPDGFEEVVIATVLREVLKGLEYLHHHGHIHRDVKAGNVLIDSRGAVKLGDFGVSACLFDSGDRQRSRNTFVGTPCWMAPEVMEQVHGYNFKADIWSFGITALELAHGHAPFSKFPPLKVLLMTLQNAPPSLDYETDKKFSKSFKQMIACCLVKDPSKRPSANRLLKHSFFKQARSNDYISRTLLEGLPALGDRMEILKRKEEDMLAQKKMPDGQMEELSQNEYKRGISGWNFNLEDMKAQASLINDFDDAISDMNHVGSSSSLDAQDKQLPNSSHNRSQTVDMEENDEMLNQSASVLVVDSTVNDAKTKIEKSDDDSSITSSSHEPQASSCLDDHVDHSLSEKSDMENGARSLEGVAIHSHHRRGCSSSILPEVTLPPIRAESEKLHIQTQNLVPQTGEDVLTELPSRVSKSSAATSDDTDEKAKVPVVQQRGRFKVTSENVDPDKVSPSPVLQKSHSMQVGCFEVISQHSTPLHSPYPLLSTISDSTPTNVSGCSLFPVLHSVLQTNILQRETILTLMKQITAGDSSADSTNTPAQIAATEKSLLESAHEREKELLHEITDLQWRLICTQEELQKLKTESAQV from the exons ATGAAGGATAAAGATAAGGAAAAGGAATCCGAACCTAAGAAGAAATATCCTATTGGTTCCGAACATTACCTTCTCTACGAAGAAATTGGACAAGGCGTTAGTGCTTCCGTTCATCGCGCTTTATGTGTTCCTTTTAACGAGATCGTCGCCATCAAGATTCTCGACTTCGAACGCGATAACTGCGATCTG AATAATATATCTCGTGAAGCACAAACGATGGTACTAGTGGACCACCCTAACGTATTGAAATCACACTGTTCATTCGTGAGCGATCACAATCTATGGGTTGTGATGCCGTTTATGGCGGGTGGTTCATGTCTTCACATATTGAAAGCAGCACATCCTGATGGATTTGAAGAGGTTGTTATTGCAACTGTACTTAGGGAGGTGTTGAAGGGTTTAGAGTATCTTCATCATCATGGTCACATTCACCGTGATGTTAAGGCTGGTAATGTTCTTATTGATTCTCGCGGTGCTGTTAAGCTCGGCGATTTCGGTGTTTCCGCTTGTCTTTTTGATTCAGGTGATCGACAACGGTCTAGAAATACTTTTGTTGGAACGCCGTGTTGGATGGCACCTGAAGTTATGGAGCAAGTGCATGGTTATAACTTCAA AGCTGACATATGGTCATTTGGCATAACTGCATTGGAGCTTGCCCACGGCCATGCTCCTTTCTCAAAGTTTCCACCATTGAAG GTACTGCTTATGACTTTGCAAAATGCACCCCCAAGCCTTGATTATGAAACGGATAAAAAGTTCTCTAAG TCTTTTAAGCAGATGATTGCTTGTTGTTTGGTAAAAGATCCTTCAAAACGACCCTCTGCAAACAGGTTGTTAAAGCATTCCTTCTTTAAGCAAGCTCGCTCCAATGATTATATTTCACGCACGCTTTTAGAGGGGTTGCCTGCTTTAGGTGATCGCATGGAAATCCTAAAG agaaaagaagaagataTGCTTGCACAAAAGAAAATGCCTGATGGACAGATGGAAGAATTATCTCAG AATGAATACAAACGTGGCATTAGCGGCTGGAACTTCAATCTTGAAGATATGAAGGCTCAAGCTTCCTTG ATCAACGATTTTGATGATGCTATATCAGATATGAATCATGTGGGAAGTTCATCTTCACTTGATGCACAAGATAAGCAATTGCCAAATTCAAGTCATAATCGTAGTCAAACTGTTGACATG GAGGAAAATGATGAAATGCTTAATCAATCGGCTTCTGTTCTCGTAGTTGATTCCACAGTAAATGATGCCAA GACTAAGATTGAAAAATCTGATGATGACTCTAGCATCACCAGTTCAAGCCACGAACCACAAGCTTCTTCTTGTCTTGATGATCACGTGGACCATAGTTTAAGTGAAAAATCTGATATGGAAAATGGTGCAAGATCTTTGGAGGGTGTGGCTATCCATTCTCATCATAGAAGAGGATGTTCATCAAGCATATTACCGGAAGTTACTCTTCCACCTATTCGAGCAGAAAG TGAGAAGCTACATATTCAGACCCAAAATTTAGTTCCACAGACAGGAGAGGATGTGCTTACTGAACTTCCTTCTAGAGTCTCAAAATCATCAG CAGCTACTTCTGATGACACTGATGAGAAAGCAAAGGTACCTGTTGTTCAACAGAGAGGACGTTTTAAAGTTACATCTGAGAACGTTGACCCGGACAAG GTATCTCCTTCTCCTGTACTGCAAAAGAGTCACAGCATGCAGGTTGGTTGTTTTGAG GTTATAAGCCAGCATAGTACTCCTCTACACTCACCTTATCCATTATTATCAACAATATCTGATTCTACGCCAACAAATGTTTCTGGCTGTTCACTGTTTCCTGTGTTGCACTCTGTGCTTCAGACAAATATTCTTCAGAGG GAAACTATTCTTACTTTAATGAAGCAAATTACTGCCGGCGATTCTTCTG CTGATAGCACAAATACCCCAGCACAGATAGCAGCAACGGAGAAATCCTTG CTTGAATCAGCTCACGAAAGAGAAAAGGAGTTACTTCATGAGATAACTGATTTGCAATGGAG GCTCATATGCACCCAGGAAGAGCTTCAAAAGTTGAAAACAGAAAGCGCTCAG GTGTGA
- the LOC101509868 gene encoding uncharacterized protein isoform X2, translating to MKDKDKEKESEPKKKYPIGSEHYLLYEEIGQGVSASVHRALCVPFNEIVAIKILDFERDNCDLNNISREAQTMVLVDHPNVLKSHCSFVSDHNLWVVMPFMAGGSCLHILKAAHPDGFEEVVIATVLREVLKGLEYLHHHGHIHRDVKAGNVLIDSRGAVKLGDFGVSACLFDSGDRQRSRNTFVGTPCWMAPEVMEQVHGYNFKADIWSFGITALELAHGHAPFSKFPPLKVLLMTLQNAPPSLDYETDKKFSKSFKQMIACCLVKDPSKRPSANRLLKHSFFKQARSNDYISRTLLEGLPALGDRMEILKRKEEDMLAQKKMPDGQMEELSQNEYKRGISGWNFNLEDMKAQASLINDFDDAISDMNHVGSSSSLDAQDKQLPNSSHNRSQTVDMEENDEMLNQSASVLVVDSTVNDAKTKIEKSDDDSSITSSSHEPQASSCLDDHVDHSLSEKSDMENGARSLEGVAIHSHHRRGCSSSILPEVTLPPIRAERNINYSEKLHIQTQNLVPQTGEDVLTELPSRVSKSSATSDDTDEKAKVPVVQQRGRFKVTSENVDPDKVSPSPVLQKSHSMQVGCFEVISQHSTPLHSPYPLLSTISDSTPTNVSGCSLFPVLHSVLQTNILQRETILTLMKQITAGDSSADSTNTPAQIAATEKSLLESAHEREKELLHEITDLQWRLICTQEELQKLKTESAQV from the exons ATGAAGGATAAAGATAAGGAAAAGGAATCCGAACCTAAGAAGAAATATCCTATTGGTTCCGAACATTACCTTCTCTACGAAGAAATTGGACAAGGCGTTAGTGCTTCCGTTCATCGCGCTTTATGTGTTCCTTTTAACGAGATCGTCGCCATCAAGATTCTCGACTTCGAACGCGATAACTGCGATCTG AATAATATATCTCGTGAAGCACAAACGATGGTACTAGTGGACCACCCTAACGTATTGAAATCACACTGTTCATTCGTGAGCGATCACAATCTATGGGTTGTGATGCCGTTTATGGCGGGTGGTTCATGTCTTCACATATTGAAAGCAGCACATCCTGATGGATTTGAAGAGGTTGTTATTGCAACTGTACTTAGGGAGGTGTTGAAGGGTTTAGAGTATCTTCATCATCATGGTCACATTCACCGTGATGTTAAGGCTGGTAATGTTCTTATTGATTCTCGCGGTGCTGTTAAGCTCGGCGATTTCGGTGTTTCCGCTTGTCTTTTTGATTCAGGTGATCGACAACGGTCTAGAAATACTTTTGTTGGAACGCCGTGTTGGATGGCACCTGAAGTTATGGAGCAAGTGCATGGTTATAACTTCAA AGCTGACATATGGTCATTTGGCATAACTGCATTGGAGCTTGCCCACGGCCATGCTCCTTTCTCAAAGTTTCCACCATTGAAG GTACTGCTTATGACTTTGCAAAATGCACCCCCAAGCCTTGATTATGAAACGGATAAAAAGTTCTCTAAG TCTTTTAAGCAGATGATTGCTTGTTGTTTGGTAAAAGATCCTTCAAAACGACCCTCTGCAAACAGGTTGTTAAAGCATTCCTTCTTTAAGCAAGCTCGCTCCAATGATTATATTTCACGCACGCTTTTAGAGGGGTTGCCTGCTTTAGGTGATCGCATGGAAATCCTAAAG agaaaagaagaagataTGCTTGCACAAAAGAAAATGCCTGATGGACAGATGGAAGAATTATCTCAG AATGAATACAAACGTGGCATTAGCGGCTGGAACTTCAATCTTGAAGATATGAAGGCTCAAGCTTCCTTG ATCAACGATTTTGATGATGCTATATCAGATATGAATCATGTGGGAAGTTCATCTTCACTTGATGCACAAGATAAGCAATTGCCAAATTCAAGTCATAATCGTAGTCAAACTGTTGACATG GAGGAAAATGATGAAATGCTTAATCAATCGGCTTCTGTTCTCGTAGTTGATTCCACAGTAAATGATGCCAA GACTAAGATTGAAAAATCTGATGATGACTCTAGCATCACCAGTTCAAGCCACGAACCACAAGCTTCTTCTTGTCTTGATGATCACGTGGACCATAGTTTAAGTGAAAAATCTGATATGGAAAATGGTGCAAGATCTTTGGAGGGTGTGGCTATCCATTCTCATCATAGAAGAGGATGTTCATCAAGCATATTACCGGAAGTTACTCTTCCACCTATTCGAGCAGAAAG aaatataaattacaGTGAGAAGCTACATATTCAGACCCAAAATTTAGTTCCACAGACAGGAGAGGATGTGCTTACTGAACTTCCTTCTAGAGTCTCAAAATCATCAG CTACTTCTGATGACACTGATGAGAAAGCAAAGGTACCTGTTGTTCAACAGAGAGGACGTTTTAAAGTTACATCTGAGAACGTTGACCCGGACAAG GTATCTCCTTCTCCTGTACTGCAAAAGAGTCACAGCATGCAGGTTGGTTGTTTTGAG GTTATAAGCCAGCATAGTACTCCTCTACACTCACCTTATCCATTATTATCAACAATATCTGATTCTACGCCAACAAATGTTTCTGGCTGTTCACTGTTTCCTGTGTTGCACTCTGTGCTTCAGACAAATATTCTTCAGAGG GAAACTATTCTTACTTTAATGAAGCAAATTACTGCCGGCGATTCTTCTG CTGATAGCACAAATACCCCAGCACAGATAGCAGCAACGGAGAAATCCTTG CTTGAATCAGCTCACGAAAGAGAAAAGGAGTTACTTCATGAGATAACTGATTTGCAATGGAG GCTCATATGCACCCAGGAAGAGCTTCAAAAGTTGAAAACAGAAAGCGCTCAG GTGTGA
- the LOC101509868 gene encoding uncharacterized protein isoform X5, whose product MKDKDKEKESEPKKKYPIGSEHYLLYEEIGQGVSASVHRALCVPFNEIVAIKILDFERDNCDLNNISREAQTMVLVDHPNVLKSHCSFVSDHNLWVVMPFMAGGSCLHILKAAHPDGFEEVVIATVLREVLKGLEYLHHHGHIHRDVKAGNVLIDSRGAVKLGDFGVSACLFDSGDRQRSRNTFVGTPCWMAPEVMEQVHGYNFKADIWSFGITALELAHGHAPFSKFPPLKVLLMTLQNAPPSLDYETDKKFSKSFKQMIACCLVKDPSKRPSANRLLKHSFFKQARSNDYISRTLLEGLPALGDRMEILKRKEEDMLAQKKMPDGQMEELSQNEYKRGISGWNFNLEDMKAQASLINDFDDAISDMNHVGSSSSLDAQDKQLPNSSHNRSQTVDMEENDEMLNQSASVLVVDSTVNDAKTKIEKSDDDSSITSSSHEPQASSCLDDHVDHSLSEKSDMENGARSLEGVAIHSHHRRGCSSSILPEVTLPPIRAESEKLHIQTQNLVPQTGEDVLTELPSRVSKSSATSDDTDEKAKVPVVQQRGRFKVTSENVDPDKVSPSPVLQKSHSMQVGCFEVISQHSTPLHSPYPLLSTISDSTPTNVSGCSLFPVLHSVLQTNILQRETILTLMKQITAGDSSADSTNTPAQIAATEKSLLESAHEREKELLHEITDLQWRLICTQEELQKLKTESAQV is encoded by the exons ATGAAGGATAAAGATAAGGAAAAGGAATCCGAACCTAAGAAGAAATATCCTATTGGTTCCGAACATTACCTTCTCTACGAAGAAATTGGACAAGGCGTTAGTGCTTCCGTTCATCGCGCTTTATGTGTTCCTTTTAACGAGATCGTCGCCATCAAGATTCTCGACTTCGAACGCGATAACTGCGATCTG AATAATATATCTCGTGAAGCACAAACGATGGTACTAGTGGACCACCCTAACGTATTGAAATCACACTGTTCATTCGTGAGCGATCACAATCTATGGGTTGTGATGCCGTTTATGGCGGGTGGTTCATGTCTTCACATATTGAAAGCAGCACATCCTGATGGATTTGAAGAGGTTGTTATTGCAACTGTACTTAGGGAGGTGTTGAAGGGTTTAGAGTATCTTCATCATCATGGTCACATTCACCGTGATGTTAAGGCTGGTAATGTTCTTATTGATTCTCGCGGTGCTGTTAAGCTCGGCGATTTCGGTGTTTCCGCTTGTCTTTTTGATTCAGGTGATCGACAACGGTCTAGAAATACTTTTGTTGGAACGCCGTGTTGGATGGCACCTGAAGTTATGGAGCAAGTGCATGGTTATAACTTCAA AGCTGACATATGGTCATTTGGCATAACTGCATTGGAGCTTGCCCACGGCCATGCTCCTTTCTCAAAGTTTCCACCATTGAAG GTACTGCTTATGACTTTGCAAAATGCACCCCCAAGCCTTGATTATGAAACGGATAAAAAGTTCTCTAAG TCTTTTAAGCAGATGATTGCTTGTTGTTTGGTAAAAGATCCTTCAAAACGACCCTCTGCAAACAGGTTGTTAAAGCATTCCTTCTTTAAGCAAGCTCGCTCCAATGATTATATTTCACGCACGCTTTTAGAGGGGTTGCCTGCTTTAGGTGATCGCATGGAAATCCTAAAG agaaaagaagaagataTGCTTGCACAAAAGAAAATGCCTGATGGACAGATGGAAGAATTATCTCAG AATGAATACAAACGTGGCATTAGCGGCTGGAACTTCAATCTTGAAGATATGAAGGCTCAAGCTTCCTTG ATCAACGATTTTGATGATGCTATATCAGATATGAATCATGTGGGAAGTTCATCTTCACTTGATGCACAAGATAAGCAATTGCCAAATTCAAGTCATAATCGTAGTCAAACTGTTGACATG GAGGAAAATGATGAAATGCTTAATCAATCGGCTTCTGTTCTCGTAGTTGATTCCACAGTAAATGATGCCAA GACTAAGATTGAAAAATCTGATGATGACTCTAGCATCACCAGTTCAAGCCACGAACCACAAGCTTCTTCTTGTCTTGATGATCACGTGGACCATAGTTTAAGTGAAAAATCTGATATGGAAAATGGTGCAAGATCTTTGGAGGGTGTGGCTATCCATTCTCATCATAGAAGAGGATGTTCATCAAGCATATTACCGGAAGTTACTCTTCCACCTATTCGAGCAGAAAG TGAGAAGCTACATATTCAGACCCAAAATTTAGTTCCACAGACAGGAGAGGATGTGCTTACTGAACTTCCTTCTAGAGTCTCAAAATCATCAG CTACTTCTGATGACACTGATGAGAAAGCAAAGGTACCTGTTGTTCAACAGAGAGGACGTTTTAAAGTTACATCTGAGAACGTTGACCCGGACAAG GTATCTCCTTCTCCTGTACTGCAAAAGAGTCACAGCATGCAGGTTGGTTGTTTTGAG GTTATAAGCCAGCATAGTACTCCTCTACACTCACCTTATCCATTATTATCAACAATATCTGATTCTACGCCAACAAATGTTTCTGGCTGTTCACTGTTTCCTGTGTTGCACTCTGTGCTTCAGACAAATATTCTTCAGAGG GAAACTATTCTTACTTTAATGAAGCAAATTACTGCCGGCGATTCTTCTG CTGATAGCACAAATACCCCAGCACAGATAGCAGCAACGGAGAAATCCTTG CTTGAATCAGCTCACGAAAGAGAAAAGGAGTTACTTCATGAGATAACTGATTTGCAATGGAG GCTCATATGCACCCAGGAAGAGCTTCAAAAGTTGAAAACAGAAAGCGCTCAG GTGTGA
- the LOC101509868 gene encoding uncharacterized protein isoform X6 has product MKDKDKEKESEPKKKYPIGSEHYLLYEEIGQGVSASVHRALCVPFNEIVAIKILDFERDNCDLNNISREAQTMVLVDHPNVLKSHCSFVSDHNLWVVMPFMAGGSCLHILKAAHPDGFEEVVIATVLREVLKGLEYLHHHGHIHRDVKAGNVLIDSRGAVKLGDFGVSACLFDSGDRQRSRNTFVGTPCWMAPEVMEQVHGYNFKADIWSFGITALELAHGHAPFSKFPPLKVLLMTLQNAPPSLDYETDKKFSKSFKQMIACCLVKDPSKRPSANRLLKHSFFKQARSNDYISRTLLEGLPALGDRMEILKRKEEDMLAQKKMPDGQMEELSQNEYKRGISGWNFNLEDMKAQASLINDFDDAISDMNHVGSSSSLDAQDKQLPNSSHNRSQTVDMEENDEMLNQSASVLVVDSTVNDAKTKIEKSDDDSSITSSSHEPQASSCLDDHVDHSLSEKSDMENGARSLEGVAIHSHHRRGCSSSILPEVTLPPIRAESEKLHIQTQNLVPQTGEDVLTELPSRVSKSSATSDDTDEKAKVPVVQQRGRFKVTSENVDPDKVSPSPVLQKSHSMQVISQHSTPLHSPYPLLSTISDSTPTNVSGCSLFPVLHSVLQTNILQRETILTLMKQITAGDSSADSTNTPAQIAATEKSLLESAHEREKELLHEITDLQWRLICTQEELQKLKTESAQV; this is encoded by the exons ATGAAGGATAAAGATAAGGAAAAGGAATCCGAACCTAAGAAGAAATATCCTATTGGTTCCGAACATTACCTTCTCTACGAAGAAATTGGACAAGGCGTTAGTGCTTCCGTTCATCGCGCTTTATGTGTTCCTTTTAACGAGATCGTCGCCATCAAGATTCTCGACTTCGAACGCGATAACTGCGATCTG AATAATATATCTCGTGAAGCACAAACGATGGTACTAGTGGACCACCCTAACGTATTGAAATCACACTGTTCATTCGTGAGCGATCACAATCTATGGGTTGTGATGCCGTTTATGGCGGGTGGTTCATGTCTTCACATATTGAAAGCAGCACATCCTGATGGATTTGAAGAGGTTGTTATTGCAACTGTACTTAGGGAGGTGTTGAAGGGTTTAGAGTATCTTCATCATCATGGTCACATTCACCGTGATGTTAAGGCTGGTAATGTTCTTATTGATTCTCGCGGTGCTGTTAAGCTCGGCGATTTCGGTGTTTCCGCTTGTCTTTTTGATTCAGGTGATCGACAACGGTCTAGAAATACTTTTGTTGGAACGCCGTGTTGGATGGCACCTGAAGTTATGGAGCAAGTGCATGGTTATAACTTCAA AGCTGACATATGGTCATTTGGCATAACTGCATTGGAGCTTGCCCACGGCCATGCTCCTTTCTCAAAGTTTCCACCATTGAAG GTACTGCTTATGACTTTGCAAAATGCACCCCCAAGCCTTGATTATGAAACGGATAAAAAGTTCTCTAAG TCTTTTAAGCAGATGATTGCTTGTTGTTTGGTAAAAGATCCTTCAAAACGACCCTCTGCAAACAGGTTGTTAAAGCATTCCTTCTTTAAGCAAGCTCGCTCCAATGATTATATTTCACGCACGCTTTTAGAGGGGTTGCCTGCTTTAGGTGATCGCATGGAAATCCTAAAG agaaaagaagaagataTGCTTGCACAAAAGAAAATGCCTGATGGACAGATGGAAGAATTATCTCAG AATGAATACAAACGTGGCATTAGCGGCTGGAACTTCAATCTTGAAGATATGAAGGCTCAAGCTTCCTTG ATCAACGATTTTGATGATGCTATATCAGATATGAATCATGTGGGAAGTTCATCTTCACTTGATGCACAAGATAAGCAATTGCCAAATTCAAGTCATAATCGTAGTCAAACTGTTGACATG GAGGAAAATGATGAAATGCTTAATCAATCGGCTTCTGTTCTCGTAGTTGATTCCACAGTAAATGATGCCAA GACTAAGATTGAAAAATCTGATGATGACTCTAGCATCACCAGTTCAAGCCACGAACCACAAGCTTCTTCTTGTCTTGATGATCACGTGGACCATAGTTTAAGTGAAAAATCTGATATGGAAAATGGTGCAAGATCTTTGGAGGGTGTGGCTATCCATTCTCATCATAGAAGAGGATGTTCATCAAGCATATTACCGGAAGTTACTCTTCCACCTATTCGAGCAGAAAG TGAGAAGCTACATATTCAGACCCAAAATTTAGTTCCACAGACAGGAGAGGATGTGCTTACTGAACTTCCTTCTAGAGTCTCAAAATCATCAG CTACTTCTGATGACACTGATGAGAAAGCAAAGGTACCTGTTGTTCAACAGAGAGGACGTTTTAAAGTTACATCTGAGAACGTTGACCCGGACAAG GTATCTCCTTCTCCTGTACTGCAAAAGAGTCACAGCATGCAG GTTATAAGCCAGCATAGTACTCCTCTACACTCACCTTATCCATTATTATCAACAATATCTGATTCTACGCCAACAAATGTTTCTGGCTGTTCACTGTTTCCTGTGTTGCACTCTGTGCTTCAGACAAATATTCTTCAGAGG GAAACTATTCTTACTTTAATGAAGCAAATTACTGCCGGCGATTCTTCTG CTGATAGCACAAATACCCCAGCACAGATAGCAGCAACGGAGAAATCCTTG CTTGAATCAGCTCACGAAAGAGAAAAGGAGTTACTTCATGAGATAACTGATTTGCAATGGAG GCTCATATGCACCCAGGAAGAGCTTCAAAAGTTGAAAACAGAAAGCGCTCAG GTGTGA
- the LOC101509868 gene encoding uncharacterized protein isoform X1 produces MKDKDKEKESEPKKKYPIGSEHYLLYEEIGQGVSASVHRALCVPFNEIVAIKILDFERDNCDLNNISREAQTMVLVDHPNVLKSHCSFVSDHNLWVVMPFMAGGSCLHILKAAHPDGFEEVVIATVLREVLKGLEYLHHHGHIHRDVKAGNVLIDSRGAVKLGDFGVSACLFDSGDRQRSRNTFVGTPCWMAPEVMEQVHGYNFKADIWSFGITALELAHGHAPFSKFPPLKVLLMTLQNAPPSLDYETDKKFSKSFKQMIACCLVKDPSKRPSANRLLKHSFFKQARSNDYISRTLLEGLPALGDRMEILKRKEEDMLAQKKMPDGQMEELSQNEYKRGISGWNFNLEDMKAQASLINDFDDAISDMNHVGSSSSLDAQDKQLPNSSHNRSQTVDMEENDEMLNQSASVLVVDSTVNDAKTKIEKSDDDSSITSSSHEPQASSCLDDHVDHSLSEKSDMENGARSLEGVAIHSHHRRGCSSSILPEVTLPPIRAERNINYSEKLHIQTQNLVPQTGEDVLTELPSRVSKSSAATSDDTDEKAKVPVVQQRGRFKVTSENVDPDKVSPSPVLQKSHSMQVGCFEVISQHSTPLHSPYPLLSTISDSTPTNVSGCSLFPVLHSVLQTNILQRETILTLMKQITAGDSSADSTNTPAQIAATEKSLLESAHEREKELLHEITDLQWRLICTQEELQKLKTESAQV; encoded by the exons ATGAAGGATAAAGATAAGGAAAAGGAATCCGAACCTAAGAAGAAATATCCTATTGGTTCCGAACATTACCTTCTCTACGAAGAAATTGGACAAGGCGTTAGTGCTTCCGTTCATCGCGCTTTATGTGTTCCTTTTAACGAGATCGTCGCCATCAAGATTCTCGACTTCGAACGCGATAACTGCGATCTG AATAATATATCTCGTGAAGCACAAACGATGGTACTAGTGGACCACCCTAACGTATTGAAATCACACTGTTCATTCGTGAGCGATCACAATCTATGGGTTGTGATGCCGTTTATGGCGGGTGGTTCATGTCTTCACATATTGAAAGCAGCACATCCTGATGGATTTGAAGAGGTTGTTATTGCAACTGTACTTAGGGAGGTGTTGAAGGGTTTAGAGTATCTTCATCATCATGGTCACATTCACCGTGATGTTAAGGCTGGTAATGTTCTTATTGATTCTCGCGGTGCTGTTAAGCTCGGCGATTTCGGTGTTTCCGCTTGTCTTTTTGATTCAGGTGATCGACAACGGTCTAGAAATACTTTTGTTGGAACGCCGTGTTGGATGGCACCTGAAGTTATGGAGCAAGTGCATGGTTATAACTTCAA AGCTGACATATGGTCATTTGGCATAACTGCATTGGAGCTTGCCCACGGCCATGCTCCTTTCTCAAAGTTTCCACCATTGAAG GTACTGCTTATGACTTTGCAAAATGCACCCCCAAGCCTTGATTATGAAACGGATAAAAAGTTCTCTAAG TCTTTTAAGCAGATGATTGCTTGTTGTTTGGTAAAAGATCCTTCAAAACGACCCTCTGCAAACAGGTTGTTAAAGCATTCCTTCTTTAAGCAAGCTCGCTCCAATGATTATATTTCACGCACGCTTTTAGAGGGGTTGCCTGCTTTAGGTGATCGCATGGAAATCCTAAAG agaaaagaagaagataTGCTTGCACAAAAGAAAATGCCTGATGGACAGATGGAAGAATTATCTCAG AATGAATACAAACGTGGCATTAGCGGCTGGAACTTCAATCTTGAAGATATGAAGGCTCAAGCTTCCTTG ATCAACGATTTTGATGATGCTATATCAGATATGAATCATGTGGGAAGTTCATCTTCACTTGATGCACAAGATAAGCAATTGCCAAATTCAAGTCATAATCGTAGTCAAACTGTTGACATG GAGGAAAATGATGAAATGCTTAATCAATCGGCTTCTGTTCTCGTAGTTGATTCCACAGTAAATGATGCCAA GACTAAGATTGAAAAATCTGATGATGACTCTAGCATCACCAGTTCAAGCCACGAACCACAAGCTTCTTCTTGTCTTGATGATCACGTGGACCATAGTTTAAGTGAAAAATCTGATATGGAAAATGGTGCAAGATCTTTGGAGGGTGTGGCTATCCATTCTCATCATAGAAGAGGATGTTCATCAAGCATATTACCGGAAGTTACTCTTCCACCTATTCGAGCAGAAAG aaatataaattacaGTGAGAAGCTACATATTCAGACCCAAAATTTAGTTCCACAGACAGGAGAGGATGTGCTTACTGAACTTCCTTCTAGAGTCTCAAAATCATCAG CAGCTACTTCTGATGACACTGATGAGAAAGCAAAGGTACCTGTTGTTCAACAGAGAGGACGTTTTAAAGTTACATCTGAGAACGTTGACCCGGACAAG GTATCTCCTTCTCCTGTACTGCAAAAGAGTCACAGCATGCAGGTTGGTTGTTTTGAG GTTATAAGCCAGCATAGTACTCCTCTACACTCACCTTATCCATTATTATCAACAATATCTGATTCTACGCCAACAAATGTTTCTGGCTGTTCACTGTTTCCTGTGTTGCACTCTGTGCTTCAGACAAATATTCTTCAGAGG GAAACTATTCTTACTTTAATGAAGCAAATTACTGCCGGCGATTCTTCTG CTGATAGCACAAATACCCCAGCACAGATAGCAGCAACGGAGAAATCCTTG CTTGAATCAGCTCACGAAAGAGAAAAGGAGTTACTTCATGAGATAACTGATTTGCAATGGAG GCTCATATGCACCCAGGAAGAGCTTCAAAAGTTGAAAACAGAAAGCGCTCAG GTGTGA